A segment of the Canis lupus familiaris isolate Mischka breed German Shepherd unplaced genomic scaffold, alternate assembly UU_Cfam_GSD_1.0 chrUn_S151H311, whole genome shotgun sequence genome:
ATATACTGGTCTATAGATAGATATAGTATATGAATGTATCTTTATATCTCCATACATAGAGATAGATGACATTCTGgtctcttctaaaaaaaaaattaatggtatTAATatcatataaacacatataaaatattaatggtaaGTAGGTATCATGTAGCCTGATATGTTCTTTATTTGAAAGTTAGAGAGAATTATGGAAATTCATTAACACTTTTTGTGGTATCagtacttaaaaaagaaaccctagaAATGGAAGGAACCTCAATACTTCTCTGAGTCCAGCATCTCACCAAGAGCACAAATTCACTGAAAGCCAACTCCACTAACTTCATCTGATTTGGGGGATAATAAACTACtaactccaaaaataaaatattgctgttAGAATGTTATTTCTTAGATTGATTAGAATGTGCTTTCTCATAAAATCCCTgccatcatttctatttttgtttcataaactGAATGAGGctctttataaattttctttagatggtagctttttaaatagtttcagGTTGGATAcacataattttttcatttaaaaatttccccaattCTTATTACTTTTCTGTGTATCAGAGGATTTCCAGGCTCATTACCTTCTTGGTGCTCATATCTGAACGTCCTCAGAACCACTTCTCCTTTAGAGTCTGACTCATGCCATTCCAAAGTCAGGATAACCTTTCAAAGGGAATAGTCAGCTGGGTGATCCAGCTGTTTATTAGTCCTAGCAATATCAGGCTTGATGTTCTCTATAAGTATCAAGGCAGACAAAAGTTTCTTTACTATTTTCTAGTTTCAagcctattttattattttggaatttgtatttttatgaaatataataatttacaaattattttaacaagctttatatatcctttataaattttgcaaatttttaagGTAATCTGGATCCAAATATTCGCCCTCTTAAGTAATGTGGGAAGCTCATTTCAGTACAATTAATGTGTTAGGAACTATGAAATAGCAACACATTGAAAGAGTCAAGAACAGACcacattcctttcattttaacaTCATCATGAAGAGTAAATTAAGGGttgactggatttttaaaattattattaacatacattcacacatatgcatgcacacacacacaccacactgaAATGTACTTTGGAGCAAAAAGGGACATTAGTGTAGTGATGACTTGTAGGGCAATGACCAGAACATTAGCCTTATATGGGATCCTAAGTTCTCTTAATAAATAATCAAGCCTAGAATATTGTTGTGAAGTTCCACTTATGAGGCACATAGTGTTCAAATTCAACTTGACATTTGATATTCTATGTCACCACTATGAAAgttcttgtattttttgaaaatgcttcGACGGGGAGTCAATTTACAATTGAGATGAAGGATTATCAATGTTGCTTGCTTTTATAAAGATGTAGTGGGAGGAGACatgtaaaatatcaaaacatttaGTTGGATGTGAGAAGAACTTACCTTGGTGTATTTTCaaaagttctcttttattttgtacAGCTTTGTCTGCCCTATATCCAAGCTCATCCCTTCtctaataattttactttaaaaaatatggcagataggatgcctgggtggctgagcagttgagccactgcctttggctcaggtcgtgatccctgggtcccgggatgagtcccacatcgggctccctgtgtggagcctgcttctccctctccctgtgtctttgcctctctctgtgtgtgtctctcatgaataaataaataaaacatttttaaaaatatgacagagaAGTTTTAAGATTTGGGGATTGACATGGGGTGAAGCCATTAATGCAGGGAGGTGCTGCCAAAACTCAGCTGACAAGCGGCCCTGGGACACTAATCTTTCCCACTAGGTCCTTGTATTGAtccaaatttttttgaaaatttatcctctaagattatttctttattggatagTTTGTCTGtttaagagacaggcagagaagcagggagcagaagagggagacacaggctcctcaaGCACACTCTGCCCCAAGCGCAGAGCTGCCAGGGGCgggatctcaggatgctgagaccatgacctgagccacaacccaGAGTCAGATGCCTAGTGACTGAGCCGCAGGCATCAAGCCCCGTGTTCCTGCTGTGGgcactcctgccccccccccccgccccccgtagCCACTGAGAGCTCGGGCTTTGGTCTGCGCTCCAACTGCCAGGTGGTCTGGAGGCTACAGTGCAGGCTGCacgtcccctctgtcccacctcaggctgAAAGGGCCTCAGCCCTGAGAAGGAATCGGATCTTCCCGACCACCCCTAGCCGGAGGGAGCTGCTGGAGCAGCAGGTAGAAGAACTGGTGCCCGCCTTGCTGTGCTTGGACGACCTTTCCATTGTTCAATTTATGGAAACGTATCCTGAATTTGGCACCACCGAAGAGATCCTGGACCTGCTGTTTGCAAAGTGAGCACCCTGACCCTCCACAGCCCAGGGGGATGGGCCACCTACTGGTTGGGAGTCTTGGGAATGTTCCTGAACTTCCCggcccctggggctgctcctCCGACTGGAGCAGAGTCACACGGGGCCTAGTGGGGTCCGTAGGGCAgtccccggggcctggcctgtggcagGTCGGCTAGAGGGGCTGTGATTGTGCTCAGCAGTCATCGTTCTCTCCCCATGAAAGCCTGTGCCGCGTCCCCACCGTCACCAGGGTTTGAGCTGGCCTGTTTTCCCATGGAAAGGGAGGTTTGAGAGTCCATCTggggtctgtgtcctggggcaaccGGAGTAGGGGACCGGGGACACCGGGGCACCCTGGCCCACTCGGATGTCGGCCATGGGCCTGGCCGGAGCCCTTTCATTCCTCAAGCATTCAGGAGGACCCAGCAGGTGCAGGCGCTTCTCCAGGGGCTGCCTGTGGCCCCACGCACAGAGCGGATGGCCCCCCAGGGCTCCAGGCTAGTCAAGGGTCAGAGGGTGACAGCAGCTATGAGGAGAGGTCGGGTCCACAGGAACTTTCATGTGatgcccccctgccctcctctagATATGGATGCAACAAATATCTGAATGATGACATCGTGGGATCCGTGGAGCAGTGCAAAGTGTGAGTGAGCTCTGGCTCATGCAGGAGGGCCTTCCTCTCCAAGAGGGCAGCGAGGGGGCTGTGGCCTGGAGGGGCTGCTggaccctcaccccacacatctgcaattccTGTGACAGGGTAAAGGTCTAATGGGTCctttgagaaaagaggaaaagagagctgTGGATGGGGTGCGGGCTTTGTGGGAGAGCACTGGGAGCCCTAATGAAGTCCTTCTCCATGCCTGCCCCTTTCAAAGCCCTCTGTCTACCCCCTCCTGGGACCCAGAGCAGAGGGTGTGGGGAGCATCGCACTCACCAAGCTGGTGGCACCTGGACCCAggtgcacagcaggtgctcaggagagCCAGTGAGTGCTCACGGACCAGACGGCCCCTGCCCTTTGggagattagagtcagtggaaggacaaCCCCTGGGGGCCCCTCGTGAGTGAGGCAGCGCTGAGCCACAGGAGGGAAGGCGGCAGTACCGGGCAgctcctggcaaggcctggcaAGACACAGAGCCCAAACCCTCCCCACTCGGACATTCCCAGAGcgacagtgtgtgcagtgagggcaatgaAGGCCAGACACCCCCCTTCCCCGGATGCCTGCCAGTGGATTCAAGGGGCAagtgggcagggagccaggctgaggagggagtcATGCTTCCCCAGGGAAGACAGTGATGGTCACACCACTAGTCATGGGCTCCCATGCACAGAGGCTTCGTGCCAGCCCCTCCTCAGtgagcaggcctgtggcaggcaggaccaCCAGGTGGCAGGTGGACAAGGAGCAGCACTGGCCTCCGACAGCCCTGAGCGGAAGGCCTGGGGCCCCATtcctgcagggcttccccgggacaccttggtgtgagggagccctgtcttctgatgcctctgcccacctgtccctccccagggccatctcCTGCATCCTGGACATCTGGCTGGACTACATCAGGAGGATTTTCATCAGCCACCAGAATTTCTCTTCCTGAGGAAGCTTCTGGCATTCATGGGGCTCAACATGCCAGGCTCAGACCTGGAAAACGGCCCAGCGTTACCTGGAACGATTCAGCTACCTGGAGCTCGTGGAATTAGAcgatgaggatgaggaggactGGGGGTGGCCAAGCTTGGGACAGGGTGGGCCACACAGACCCAACCTCCATGCAGCTGGGCCGGGAGCAGTGGGTAGGCTCACACCCCATTCCCACGGGCTTCAGTCTGGGGagacctcccagggctcttgTACTCACACAGTTGAGCAGTGGGAAGAGTGTCCTTGATTTGGGAGGGACGTGGAAAGTCCGTCCTGGTGatgatactttgtcttcttgggGCTACAGCTTCGGCCCCGGAGCAACACCCTAACCCACCTCAGGAGCCCACCCCAGCTCCGACTGTGGGGCCTGTGGCACCTTCAGGGCCT
Coding sequences within it:
- the LOC119878343 gene encoding ral guanine nucleotide dissociation stimulator-like; the encoded protein is MAERASALRRNRIFPTTPSRRELLEQQVEELVPALLCLDDLSIVQFMETYPEFGTTEEILDLLFAKYGCNKYLNDDIVGSVEQCKVAISCILDIWLDYIRRIFISHQNFSS